One region of Salvia miltiorrhiza cultivar Shanhuang (shh) chromosome 3, IMPLAD_Smil_shh, whole genome shotgun sequence genomic DNA includes:
- the LOC131016453 gene encoding abscisic acid receptor PYL4-like — protein sequence MPSDLQKSSLLLQRFTETPTAATAYKQPYRHATAAHQVPDNVARYHTHAVGPNQTCSATTQLISAPVATVWSVVRRFDNPQAYKHFVKSCHVILGDGDVGTLREIRVISGMPAVSSTERLEILDEERHVISFRIVGGDHRLANYRSVTTLHAAPNGAGTVVVESYVVDVPPGNTEEETCVFVDTIVRCNLHSLAHIAQNLCRRNLSS from the coding sequence ATGCCTTCGGATCTTCAAAAATCCTCCCTCCTACTTCAACGATTCACCGAAACACCAACCGCCGCTACCGCCTATAAACAGCCTTACCGCCACGCGACGGCCGCTCATCAAGTCCCCGACAACGTGGCCCGCTACCACACCCACGCCGTGGGCCCCAACCAGACCTGCTCGGCCACGACGCAGCTCATCTCAGCCCCCGTCGCCACCGTGTGGTCCGTGGTCCGGCGCTTCGACAACCCGCAGGCCTACAAGCATTTCGTGAAGAGCTGCCACGTCATCCTCGGCGACGGCGACGTCGGCACGCTGCGCGAGATCCGCGTCATCTCCGGCATGCCGGCGGTCAGCAGCACCGAGCGCCTCGAGATACTCGACGAGGAGCGCCACGTCATCAGCTTCAGGATCGTCGGCGGCGACCACCGCCTCGCCAACTACCGCTCCGTCACCACCCTCCACGCCGCCCCCAACGGCGCCGGCACCGTCGTCGTCGAGTCGTACGTCGTCGACGTGCCGCCAGGTAACACTGAGGAAGAGACCTGCGTCTTCGTCGACACCATTGTTAGATGCAACCTCCACTCTTTAGCTCACATCGCCCAGAATTTATGCAGACGAAACTTATCTTCGTAA